A region from the Symphalangus syndactylus isolate Jambi chromosome 2, NHGRI_mSymSyn1-v2.1_pri, whole genome shotgun sequence genome encodes:
- the BNIP3 gene encoding BCL2/adenovirus E1B 19 kDa protein-interacting protein 3, translating to MSQNGAPGMQEESLQGSWVELHFSNNGNGSSVPASVSIYNGDMEKILLDAQHESGRSSSKSSHCDSPPRSQTPQDTNRVSETDTHSIGEKNSSQSEEDDIERRKEVESILKKNSDWIWDWSSRPENIPPKEFLFKHPKRTATLSMRNTSVMKKGGIFSAEFLKVFLPSLLLSHLLAIGLGIYIGRRLTTSTSTF from the exons GCTCCTGGGTAGAATTGCACTTTAGCAATAATGGGAACGGGAGCAGTGTTCCAGCTTCGGTTTCTATTTATAACGGTGACATGGAAAAAATACTGCTGGACGCACAGCATGAGTCTGGACGGAGCAGCTCCAAGAGTTCTCACTGTGACAG TCCACCTCGCTCACAGACACCACAAGATACCAACAGAGTTTCTGAAACAGATACCCATAGCATTGGAGAGAAAAACAGCTCACAG TCTGAGGAAGATGATattgagagaaggaaagaagttgaAAGCATCTTGAAGAAAAACTCAGATTGGATATGGGATTGGTCAAGTCGGCCTGAAAATATTCCCCCCAA GGAGTTCCTCTTTAAACACCCGAAGCGCACGGCCACCCTCAGCATGAGGAACACGAGCGTCATGAAGAAAGGGGGCATATTCTCTGCAGAATTTCTGAAAGTTTTCCTTCCATCTCTGCTGCTCTCTCATTTGCTGGCCATCGGATTGGG GATCTACATTGGAAGGCGTCTGACAACCTCCACCAGCACCTTTTGA